The Cetobacterium somerae ATCC BAA-474 DNA window ATCAATTATAGGAAGCATAGCGGCACCTAGGCAAATACCCTTCTCTTGTAAATTTGAAAATTCGATTGTATTTTTTCCTCTAAAAAAAATATTATTACTATAAATTTTTTCTAATAATTCACTTTTAAAATTTTCTTTATATTTTGATAATTTTCCTGAAATAATTATTTTTTCAGGATTATATAAAAATATAATATTTTTAATCCCAATAGCTAAGTATTCGATATATTCATTAAAGAGATTAGAATAGTTTTCATTTATCAAATAATCATTTTTAAATATATCTTTTATTTTAGTGATATTGTTATCTAAGTTATTAAATTTTTCTAAAAGGGCAATTTCAGAGGCATATTTTCCCCAGCAACCTCTATTTCCACACTCACATAAAATCCCTTGAAAGTTTATATTCATGTGGTTAATTCTTGAAGCTTTGAACGAAAAATTTCCATAATCATCTTCTTCAGTAAAAGTGGACATATTCAAAATATCTCCAATATTTAAAACAATAAAATTTGGGAATTCTTTTCCTAAACCTAAAAATTTTTCACTTATAGCACATAAATTTGCCTCATTATCAATTAAAATTTTTTTATTATATTTTTGGGATAAATTTTGAATTTTATTCAAAGGAATTCTTAATGAAGATGTTATTTCAATTATATTATTTTCTTTGTCAACAATTCCAGGAACAGAAATTCCAATTCCAATAAGTTTTTTTTCAACTTGTTCATTT harbors:
- a CDS encoding ROK family protein, translated to MYQKKIKENNEKKVFHYIYQKRENLSIADISNDLNISFPTIKTIINKFLKDNIIKEDLKVGTGAGRKAQNYSLENNFVYSIGISVHLKELKIVLGNERGDIIKETIIKENFLKNNLIEKIDEILEEFLLEINEQVEKKLIGIGISVPGIVDKENNIIEITSSLRIPLNKIQNLSQKYNKKILIDNEANLCAISEKFLGLGKEFPNFIVLNIGDILNMSTFTEEDDYGNFSFKASRINHMNINFQGILCECGNRGCWGKYASEIALLEKFNNLDNNITKIKDIFKNDYLINENYSNLFNEYIEYLAIGIKNIIFLYNPEKIIISGKLSKYKENFKSELLEKIYSNNIFFRGKNTIEFSNLQEKGICLGAAMLPIIDELF